The Coffea arabica cultivar ET-39 chromosome 8e, Coffea Arabica ET-39 HiFi, whole genome shotgun sequence genome window below encodes:
- the LOC140012996 gene encoding disease resistance protein RPM1-like has protein sequence MAETVLSFVLDQLSTFLREEGRLLGGLRQEVQFIRDELGHMRAFLREAEAKEEDAQPRLQEWIKQVREAAYDTEDILDEFVARFARHLPTGFYGSVRRIFSCIKNLRARHRVASEIRSIKSRIKSISEGHQRYQSEYGISAQPSNSLSAVNNTTWRYSRDDALLVEEAKLVGIDQPKKHLISQLLEGDDHQLKVVSVVGMGGLGKTTLVKRVHEDPEVRRHFPVRAWVTVSQTCDFQYLLKDLIRQLHKEGKKPVPQSIESSNTTELKEIIKDFLQQAGRYAIVFDDVWDVEFWNTIKFALPESSYGNRVMLTTRKADVASASCIESRRFVYRMEPLSTEDSWTLFCNKIFDGGNCPGHLMDVAKGILDKCEGLPLAILAISGLLASKDVNRVEEWEMVRRSLGGELEGTGKLDRIRKILFLSYGDLPWHLKTCLLYLSIYPEDHEIRCLRLVNLWIAERFVEWREGMSIEDVALGYLSELVNRSLIQVTGVFYEGTPDTCRIHDLLREVILLKSREQNIAIAATGQPTMWPFEKVRRLVVHGSSNNNTQHHQQRPNYYFDHLRSFVAVGSTNPLLSKSLLSDVLRSSKLLKVLDLSDQETQEEIPNEIFKMFYLKHLDLYGTRVERVPKGIGKLQHLEYLNLGNTGVRELPMEILKLQKLRFLRVYQPADPSDDDYGGHGFKAPSNMGGLRGLEILNRIDASSGSKIVEEIGKLTQLRELYITEFRREDGKVLCSCLANLASLHRLSIESIGNGDDHEIIDLNHHHPSLSFSSSCSFLQSLRMLILRGRLEKMPQWVARLHGLVRIDLNWSRLSGEEDPLESLQHLPNLGEINFCGSYQGEGLCFKAGEFLKLKRLHLKRMEGLRWMRVAEGALPRLQKLFLQQLPLLEELPMGIQHLIQLQRLNLYEMSPQLREKLLENQMEESEDYTRIAHIPEILIGYYTDDRKWRRLSLWEEKKKTYNLS, from the coding sequence ATGGCAGAAACAGTTCTCTCTTTTGTGCTGGATCAACTCTCAACTTTTCTGCGCGAGGAGGGACGACTATTGGGAGGGCTTCGGCAAGAGGTCCAATTCATCAGGGATGAGTTGGGGCACATGAGAGCTTTCCTGAGAGAGGcagaagcaaaagaagaagatgCTCAACCCAGGCTCCAAGAATGGATCAAGCAAGTGCGAGAAGCTGCTTATGACACTGAAGACATTCTTGATGAATTTGTAGCTCGCTTTGCTCGGCATCTCCCAACAGGATTCTACGGCTCTGTTCGGAGAATTTTCAGCTGCATCAAGAATTTGAGAGCTCGTCATCGAGTTGCTAGCGAAATACGAAGCATCAAGTCCAGAATCAAAAGTATTTCTGAAGGTCATCAAAGATACCAATCTGAATATGGTATCTCTGCCCAACCGTCCAACTCACTTTCTGCTGTGAACAACACAACATGGCGCTATAGCAGAGATGATGCGCTGCTTGTGGAAGAAGCTAAATTAGTTGGCATTGACCAGCCCAAGAAACATCTAATTTCTCAGCTCCTAGAAGGGGATGATCACCAACTGAAAGTTGTTTCAGTGGTTGGTATGGGAGGACTTGGCAAAACTACCCTAGTGAAAAGAGTCCACGAGGATCCTGAAGTCAGAAGGCACTTCCCAGTTCGTGCTTGGGTAACTGTCTCTCAAACATGCGACTTTCAGTACCTCCTGAAAGACTTGATTCGGCAGTTACACAAGGAAGGGAAGAAACCAGTCCCACAATCGATCGAATCTTCGAATACCACCGAGCTGAAAGAAattatcaaagattttcttcaaCAAGCTGGAAGGTATGCAATTGTTTTTGATGATGTATGGGACGTGGAATTTTGGAATACCATCAAATTTGCACTGCCCGAGAGTAGCTATGGCAACCGTGTCATGCTAACAACTAGAAAAGCTGATGTTGCCTCTGCCTCTTGCATTGAATCTCGGCGTTTTGTCTACAGAATGGAACCACTATCTACTGAGGATTCGTGGACCCTGTTTTGCAACAAGATCTTTGACGGAGGTAATTGCCCTGGCCATTTGATGGATGTTGCCAAAGGTATATTGGACAAATGTGAGGGCTTGCCCCTTGCAATCCTTGCAATCAGTGGGCTTTTGGCTTCGAAAGATGTAAACAGAGTAGAGGAATGGGAGATGGTTCGACGCAGCCTTGGGGGTGAATTAGAAGGCACTGGTAAGCTGGACAGAATTAGAAAGATACTCTTTCTTAGTTATGGTGATTTGCCTTGGCATCTAAAGACATGTCTGTTGTATTTAAGCATTTATCCAGAGGATCACGAAATAAGATGCCTAAGACTCGTTAATTTGTGGATTGCTGAAAGGTTTGTAGAATGGAGAGAAGGAATGAGTATTGAAGATGTAGCCTTGGGTTATCTCAGTGAACTCGTCAATAGAAGCCTAATTCAAGTGACTGGTGTATTTTACGAAGGAACACCCGACACTTGTCGAATCCATGACCTATTGAGAGAAGTTATTCTTCTCAAGTCAAGGGAACAAAACATTGCCATAGCTGCTACTGGACAGCCAACGATGTGGCCGTTCGAGAAGGTACGCCGTTTAGTAGTCCATGGTAGTAGCAATAACAACACCCAGCACCACCAACAAAGACCAAATTATTACTTTGACCACCTTCGGTCGTTCGTTGCAGTTGGATCCACGAACCCACTACTATCCAAATCATTGTTATCTGATGTTTTAAGGAGTAGCAAGTTGTTAAAGGTTTTGGATTTGAGTGATCAAGAGACACAGGAGGAAATACCAAATGAGATTTTCAAGATGTTTTATCTCAAGCATCTAGACCTATATGGTACAAGAGTGGAGAGAGTCCCGAAAGGCATTGGAAAGCTTCAACATTTGGAGTATCTGAATTTGGGAAACACTGGAGTTAGGGAATTACCCATGGAAATCCTAAAGCTGCAAAAACTTCGATTTCTCAGAGTATATCAACCAGCTGATCCTTCAGATGATGACTACGGAGGTCATGGATTTAAAGCTCCATCGAATATGGGAGGGCTTCGTGGCCTAGAAATATTAAACCGCATAGATGCAAGCAGTGGATCTAAAATAGTTGAAGAGATAGGAAAGCTGACCCAATTAAGAGAGTTATATATTACAGAGTTCAGAAGAGAAGATGGAAAAGTGCTCTGTTCCTGCCTTGCCAACCTCGCCAGTCTTCATAGACTAAGCATTGAATCAATTGGAAATGGTGATGATCATGAGATAATCGATCTAAATCATCATCAtccttctctttccttttcttcttcttgttcgtTTCTTCAATCTCTTCGTATGCTGATTTTACGTGGCCGCTTAGAAAAGATGCCACAATGGGTAGCTCGTCTTCACGGCTTGGTAAGAATAGATTTGAATTGGAGCAGGTTAAGTGGCGAGGAGGATCCGCTTGAATCCCTCCAACATTTGCCCAATTTGGGAGAAATTAACTTCTGTGGATCTTACCAGGGAGAAGGGTTGTGCTTCAAGGCTGGAGAGTTCCTAAAGCTGAAACGGTTGCACTTAAAGAGAATGGAAGGGTTGAGATGGATGAGAGTGGCAGAGGGTGCATTGCCTCGCCTTCAAAAACTATTCCTGCAACAACTTCCATTACTAGAGGAGTTGCCTATGGGTATTCAGCATTTGATCCAGCTTCAACGGCTGAATTTGTATGAGATGAGTCCTCAATTGAGAGAGAAGCTATTAGAGAATCAGATGGAAGAAAGTGAAGATTACACAAGAATCGCACACATTCCTGAAATTCTCATTGGTTACTATACAGATGATAGGAAATGGAGACGCCTCAGCCTGtgggaggagaagaagaaaacatATAATCTTTCCTAG
- the LOC140012997 gene encoding disease resistance protein RPM1-like, which translates to MAETVLSFALDQLSTFLREEGRLLGGLRQEVQFIMDELEQMRAFLREAEAKEEDAQPTLQQWIKQVRDAAYDTEDILDDFVARFARHRATGFYGSVRRIFSSIKNLRARHRVASEIQSIKSRIKSISEAHQRYQSEYGISAQASNSLSAVNNSTWRYSRDDALLVEEAKLVGIDQPKKRLISELLEGDDHQLKVVSVVGMGGLGKTTLVKRVHEDPEVRRHFPVRAWVTVSQTCDFQYLLKDLIRQLHEEGKKPVPQSIESLNITELKEFVKDFLQQAGRYAIVFDDVWDMEFWNTIKFALPESSRGNRVMLTTRKADVASASCTESLGYIHRMEPLSSEDSWTLFCNKIFKGNSCPGHLMDVAKGILGKCEGLPLAILAITGLLALKGVNRTEEWEMVRRSLGGELEGTGKLDRVKKILSLSYNDLPWHLKTCLLYTSIYPEDYAIECYDLINLWIAERFVEWREGMSIEDVAWGCLSELVNRRLIQVTDVFYEGLPNTCRIHDLLREVILLKSREQNMVTVITEQLTRWPSEKVRRLVVHGSSSNNTQHHQQRPNYCFDHLRSFVTVGSTNLLLHKMLLSEVSRSSKLLKVLDLTGQEAQKKIPNEIFKMFRLKHLDLYGTGVERVPKAIGKLQHLEYLNLGETGVRELPTEILKLQKLRVLRVYQQVDSSDADYGYHGFKAPSNMVRLLALEILDCIDASSGSTIVKEIGKLTQLRELYITKLRREDGKELCSSLANLTSLRELSVTSIGKGDDHEIIDLNHHHPSLSSSSSSFLQSLRMLILRGRLEKMPKWIVHLHGLVRIDLDWSGLRSEEDPFESLQHLPNLVSINFCGSYQGEGLCFKAGGFLKLEWMYLKRLEGLRWMRVEEGALPRFHELILEQLPLLDELPLGIQHLSHLQGLYLYEMSSKMIEKVENQKEESEDYRKIAHIPEIVIGCYTDDGEWRQHSLWAEKK; encoded by the coding sequence ATGGCAGAAACAGTTCTCTCCTTTGCGCTGGATCAACTCTCAACTTTTCTGCGCGAGGAGGGACGACTATTGGGAGGGCTTCGGCAAGAGGTCCAATTCATCATGGATGAGTTGGAGCAAATGAGAGCTTTCCTCCGAGAGGcagaagcaaaagaagaagatgCTCAACCCACGCTCCAACAATGGATCAAGCAAGTGCGAGATGCTGCTTATGACACTGAGGACATTCTTGATGACTTCGTAGCTCGCTTTGCTCGGCATCGCGCAACAGGATTCTACGGCTCTGTTCGGAGAATTTTCAGCTCCATCAAGAATTTGAGAGCTCGTCATCGAGTTGCTAGCGAAATACAAAGCATCAAGTCCAGAATCAAAAGTATTTCTGAAGCTCATCAAAGATACCAATCCGAATATGGTATCTCTGCCCAAGCGTCCAACTCACTTTCGGCTGTGAACAACTCAACCTGGCGCTATAGCAGAGATGACGCACTGCTTGTGGAAGAAGCTAAATTGGTTGGCATTGACCAGCCCAAGAAACGTCTTATTTCTGAGCTGCTCGAAGGGGATGATCACCAACTGAAAGTTGTTTCAGTGGTTGGTATGGGAGGACTTGGCAAAACTACCCTAGTGAAAAGAGTCCACGAGGATCCTGAAGTCAGAAGGCATTTCCCAGTTCGTGCTTGGGTAACTGTCTCTCAAACATGTGACTTTCAGTACCTCCTGAAAGACTTGATTCGGCAGTTACACGAGGAAGGGAAGAAACCAGTCCCACAATCGATCGAGTCTTTGAATATCACCGAGCTGAAAgaatttgtcaaagattttcttcaaCAAGCTGGAAGGTATGCAATTGTTTTTGATGATGTATGGGACATGGAATTTTGGAATACCATCAAATTTGCACTGCCTGAGAGTAGTCGTGGCAACCGTGTCATGCTAACAACTCGAAAAGCTGATGTAGCCTCTGCCTCTTGTACAGAATCTCTAGGCTATATCCACAGAATGGAGCCACTGTCCTCTGAAGATTCGTGGACCCTTTTTTGTAACAAGATCTTTAAGGGAAATAGTTGCCCTGGCCATTTGATGGATGTTGCAAAAGGTATATTGGGTAAATGTGAGGGCTTGCCCCTTGCAATTCTTGCAATCACTGGGCTTTTGGCTTTGAAAGGTGTAAACAGAACAGAGGAATGGGAGATGGTACGACGTAGTCTTGGGGGTGAATTAGAAGGCACTGGTAAGTTAGATAGAGTTAAAAAGATACTCTCTCTTAGTTATAATGATTTGCCTTGGCATCTAAAGACATGTCTGTTGTACACAAGTATCTACCCAGAGGATTATGCAATAGAATGCTATGACCTAATTAATTTGTGGATTGCTGAAAGGTTTGTAGAATGGAGAGAAGGAATGAGTATTGAAGATGTAGCTTGGGGTTGTCTTAGTGAACTCGTTAATAGAAGGCTAATTCAAGTGACTGACGTGTTTTATGAAGGATTACCCAACACTTGTCGAATCCATGACCTGTTGAGAGAAGTTATTCTTCTCAAGTCAAGAGAACAAAACATGGTCACAGTTATTACTGAACAACTAACGAGGTGGCCGTCCGAGAAGGTACGCCGTCTGGTAGTCCATGGTAGTAGCAGTAACAACACCCAGCATCACCAACAAAGACCAAATTATTGCTTTGACCACCTTCGATCGTTCGTTACTGTTGGATCCACGAACCTACTACTACACAAAATGTTGTTATCTGAAGTTTCGAGGAGTAGTAAGCTGTTAAAGGTTTTGGATTTGACTGGCCAAGAGGCACAGAAGAAAATACCAAATGAGATTTTCAAGATGTTTCGTCTCAAGCATTTGGACCTATATGGTACAGGAGTGGAAAGAGTCCCAAAAGCCATTGGAAAGCTTCAACATTTGGAGTATCTGAATTTGGGAGAGACTGGAGTTAGGGAATTACCCACGGAAATTCTAAAGCTGCAAAAACTTCGGGTTCTCAGAGTATATCAACAAGTTGATTCTTCCGATGCTGATTATGGATATCATGGATTTAAAGCTCCCTCGAATATGGTAAGGCTTCTTGCCCTAGAAATATTAGACTGCATAGATGCAAGTAGTGGATCCACAATAGTTAAGGAGATAGGAAAGCTGACCCAATTAAGAGAGCTATATATTACAAAGTTGAGAAGAGAAGATGGAAAGGAGCTCTGCTCCTCCCTTGCTAACCTCACCAGTCTTCGGGAATTAAGCGTTACTTCAATTGGAAAAGGTGATGATCATGAGATAATTGATCTAAATCATCAtcatccttctctttcttcttcttcttcttcgtttCTTCAATCTCTTCGTATGCTGATTTTGCGTGGCCGCTTAGAAAAGATGCCAAAATGGATAGTTCATCTTCATGGCTTGGTAAGAATAGATTTGGATTGGAGCGGGTTAAGGAGTGAGGAGGATCCGTTTGAATCCCTCCAACATTTGCCCAATTTGGTTAGTATTAATTTCTGTGGATCTTACCAGGGAGAAGGGTTGTGTTTCAAGGCTGGAGGGTTCCTAAAGCTGGAGTGGATGTACTTAAAGAGACTGGAAGGGTTGagatggatgagagtggaggagGGTGCATTGCCTCGTTTCCATGAACTCATTCTGGAACAACTTCCATTGCTAGATGAGTTACCTTTGGGTATTCAGCACTTGAGCCATCTTCAAGGGCTGTATTTGTATGAGATGAGTTCCAAAATGATAGAAAAGGTAGAGAATCAGAAGGAAGAAAGTGAAGATTACAGAAAAATCGCACACATTCCTGAAATTGTCATTGGTTGCTATACAGATGATGGGGAATGGAGACAACACAGCCTGTGGGCTGAGAAGAAGTAG